Proteins co-encoded in one Haladaptatus sp. ZSTT2 genomic window:
- the pheT gene encoding phenylalanine--tRNA ligase subunit beta — translation MPVVDVDPDELRRLTGHDEKSDDELKTDLFGLGLEFEGETDDGEFQLEFAPDRLDRLSVEGVARSLRYQYGDDRGVYIPRTNDADWSIVVDESVPDERPYVTGAIVRGVNLSDEGLESLIQLQEKLHATMGRKRAKGAIGVHDLTMLKGAKATDEAGDQCITYKGVDPDGVTFVALDSDQELTPREVLTEHETGTKYADLVEGLDKFPAIYDDIGLFSFPPVINGRRTEVSTDSRDLFIELTGTDQWTVDRMCNIICYALDARGGTVEQVTVEYPDRELTRPDFEVETKTVTHERIEKLLGLDFEEKEIVDLLERAGLDAEVETVGDDELAYEVSIPPYRVDVLHPLDIVDDIGRAYGFNDLEPTYPDVSTVGGLHERSRLETAARDTLVGLGFQDLLNFHMTSEVENFERMGISPDDDGLGAETPVTITEPYSEEYTMLRTWNLPSLMMVLENNTHRAYPQDLAEIGFVAHRDDSLNTRVAEARHVAAVLARNDVSYEDAKARLQALCRAFNVELETPATQHPSFIAGRTAAVVVDGEEAGVIGEVHPEVLVEHGVELPVVGFEFDLSALQ, via the coding sequence ATGCCCGTTGTTGACGTTGATCCAGACGAACTGCGCCGGCTCACCGGCCACGACGAAAAGAGCGACGACGAACTCAAAACCGACCTGTTCGGCCTCGGCCTCGAATTCGAGGGCGAAACCGACGACGGCGAGTTCCAACTGGAGTTCGCCCCGGACCGCTTAGACCGTCTCTCGGTCGAGGGCGTCGCCCGGTCGCTTCGCTACCAGTACGGTGACGACCGCGGCGTCTACATCCCACGGACGAACGACGCGGACTGGTCGATTGTCGTAGACGAATCGGTGCCCGACGAACGCCCCTACGTGACCGGAGCAATCGTCCGTGGCGTGAACCTCTCAGATGAGGGGCTCGAATCACTCATCCAGCTCCAAGAAAAACTCCACGCGACGATGGGGCGCAAGCGCGCCAAAGGCGCAATCGGCGTCCACGACCTGACCATGCTCAAGGGCGCGAAAGCGACCGACGAAGCGGGCGATCAGTGCATCACGTACAAGGGCGTTGACCCCGACGGCGTCACCTTCGTCGCGCTCGATTCAGATCAGGAACTCACCCCGCGCGAAGTGCTCACGGAACACGAAACGGGCACGAAGTACGCAGACCTCGTGGAAGGCCTCGACAAGTTCCCGGCCATCTACGACGATATCGGCCTGTTCTCGTTCCCGCCGGTCATAAACGGCCGTCGCACGGAGGTTTCGACCGACTCGCGCGACCTGTTCATCGAACTCACGGGTACGGATCAGTGGACCGTAGACCGGATGTGTAACATCATCTGCTACGCACTCGATGCCCGCGGCGGGACTGTCGAACAGGTCACGGTCGAGTACCCGGACCGCGAACTCACGCGCCCCGACTTCGAGGTGGAGACGAAAACCGTCACTCACGAGCGCATCGAAAAGCTGCTTGGCCTCGACTTCGAGGAGAAAGAAATCGTGGACTTGCTCGAACGCGCCGGCCTCGACGCCGAAGTCGAAACCGTCGGTGACGACGAACTCGCCTACGAGGTGTCCATCCCGCCGTACCGCGTGGACGTACTCCACCCGCTCGACATCGTGGACGACATCGGGCGGGCCTACGGCTTCAACGACCTCGAACCGACGTACCCTGATGTGTCGACCGTCGGCGGCCTCCACGAGCGCTCGCGGCTCGAAACCGCCGCGCGCGACACGCTCGTCGGGCTTGGTTTCCAAGACCTGCTCAACTTCCACATGACGAGCGAGGTCGAAAATTTCGAACGCATGGGAATTTCGCCCGATGACGACGGCCTCGGCGCGGAAACTCCGGTGACCATCACCGAACCGTACAGCGAGGAGTACACCATGCTTCGGACGTGGAACCTCCCGTCGCTCATGATGGTCTTAGAGAACAACACCCACCGGGCGTACCCACAGGACTTGGCGGAAATCGGCTTCGTCGCCCACCGCGACGACTCGCTGAACACCCGCGTCGCAGAGGCACGGCACGTCGCCGCCGTCCTCGCGCGCAACGACGTGTCCTACGAGGACGCGAAAGCCCGCCTGCAGGCGCTCTGTCGCGCCTTCAACGTGGAACTCGAAACCCCGGCAACTCAGCATCCGTCGTTCATCGCCGGGCGTACCGCCGCGGTCGTCGTAGACGGCGAGGAAGCCGGCGTCATCGGCGAGGTACATCCGGAAGTGCTCGTCGAACACGGCGTCGAACTGCCCGTCGTCGGTTTCGAGTTCGACCTGAGCGCGCTGCAGTAA
- a CDS encoding quinone-dependent dihydroorotate dehydrogenase produces the protein MRLYNAAKPVLFRLPPETAHGMVHRLLGAVDGTPIMSAMRRAYTVNDDRLRVRAFNQQFENPIGVAAGFDKNAEIPGALAGLGFSHVEVGGVTAERQPGNPKPRMFRLPEDEALVNRMGFNNEGADLIGDRLADVDVDFPLGINIGKSKSTPLEDAAEDYLYTYERVKDGGDYFVVNVSSPNTPGLRELQNREPLERIFRTLQDAGASPLLVKLSPNLTNAAVEDALAVIDELDLAGVIATNTSTDRPAHLQNANSAQTGGLSGKPIEGRATEMIRFVAKRTDKPVVGVGGIDSARGAYEKIKAGASVLQLYTGLIYHGPSLARDINKGLLKLLEEDGYDSVEDAVGADLP, from the coding sequence ATGAGACTCTACAACGCGGCCAAACCCGTGCTGTTCCGGTTGCCCCCGGAGACGGCCCACGGGATGGTCCACCGGCTGCTCGGGGCGGTCGATGGCACGCCGATCATGAGCGCGATGCGTCGTGCCTACACGGTCAACGACGACCGTCTCCGGGTGCGGGCGTTTAACCAGCAGTTCGAGAATCCGATTGGCGTGGCCGCCGGATTCGACAAGAACGCAGAGATTCCCGGCGCGCTCGCTGGCCTCGGTTTCAGTCACGTCGAAGTCGGCGGCGTCACCGCAGAACGCCAACCCGGCAATCCGAAACCGCGCATGTTCCGCCTGCCCGAAGACGAGGCGCTCGTCAACCGCATGGGGTTCAACAACGAGGGCGCAGACCTGATTGGCGACCGCCTCGCAGACGTGGACGTGGACTTCCCGCTCGGCATCAACATCGGGAAGTCGAAATCGACCCCGCTCGAAGACGCCGCCGAGGACTATCTGTACACCTACGAGCGCGTCAAAGACGGCGGCGACTACTTCGTGGTGAACGTCTCCAGCCCGAACACACCGGGGCTGCGCGAGCTCCAGAACCGCGAGCCGCTCGAACGCATTTTTCGTACGCTTCAAGACGCCGGCGCGAGCCCGCTGCTCGTGAAACTCTCGCCGAATCTCACGAACGCCGCCGTCGAAGACGCCCTCGCTGTGATCGACGAACTGGACTTAGCCGGCGTCATCGCGACCAACACCTCAACCGACCGCCCGGCCCATCTCCAGAACGCAAACAGCGCCCAGACCGGCGGCTTGTCTGGAAAGCCAATCGAAGGCCGCGCCACGGAGATGATTCGCTTCGTCGCAAAACGCACGGACAAACCCGTCGTCGGCGTCGGCGGCATCGACTCAGCGCGCGGGGCGTATGAGAAAATCAAAGCGGGCGCGAGCGTCCTCCAACTCTACACTGGGCTCATCTATCACGGCCCCTCTCTCGCGCGTGACATCAACAAAGGACTCCTGAAACTGCTCGAAGAAGACGGTTACGACAGCGTCGAAGACGCCGTCGGTGCGGATTTACCCTGA
- a CDS encoding Rieske (2Fe-2S) protein — MPRGTHLCSLSDLSETDSYLFTVRELDGSEEEVILVNLADCVAAWKNFCQHETDQRLDRGTGAAIRDGELICPKHGSMFDGCSGHCDNGKAAGSTLVEVEITVEDGDVYLTDAKCRFVREGGIDDGDDMPSSSSHLSF; from the coding sequence ATGCCTCGCGGAACGCACCTCTGTTCTCTTTCTGACCTCTCAGAAACCGATTCGTATCTGTTCACCGTGCGTGAATTGGATGGCAGCGAAGAGGAAGTCATCCTCGTCAATCTCGCAGACTGCGTCGCGGCGTGGAAGAACTTCTGCCAGCACGAAACCGACCAACGGCTCGACCGCGGGACGGGCGCGGCTATCCGTGACGGCGAGCTCATTTGCCCCAAACACGGCTCGATGTTCGACGGCTGTTCTGGGCACTGCGACAACGGCAAAGCCGCAGGCTCGACGCTCGTGGAGGTGGAAATAACGGTCGAAGATGGCGACGTGTATCTCACGGATGCAAAATGTCGGTTCGTCCGCGAGGGTGGCATCGACGACGGAGACGACATGCCCTCGTCGTCCTCGCACCTCTCGTTTTAA
- a CDS encoding DUF2250 domain-containing protein, whose protein sequence is MTQRAAWMHSADHRILDYLQRERPDYAPLIANRLGMHLKYVEQRIEVLCAYGLLEAISDEVVYRITERGIDYLEGALDPTTLTPASDEA, encoded by the coding sequence ATGACCCAGCGAGCAGCATGGATGCACTCCGCTGACCACAGGATTCTGGACTATCTCCAGCGCGAGCGCCCGGACTACGCACCGCTCATCGCCAACCGGCTTGGCATGCACTTGAAATACGTCGAACAGCGCATCGAGGTGCTCTGTGCCTACGGCCTGCTCGAAGCAATCAGCGACGAGGTCGTCTATCGCATCACCGAGCGAGGAATCGACTATCTCGAAGGTGCACTGGACCCGACGACGCTCACGCCAGCGAGCGACGAGGCTTAA
- a CDS encoding DUF7119 family protein: protein MREPRRRDEIGAGRESPVGEPVIRGDPSVTGERAQEAARFDPNDPESLAAAAQTVRDFANNTIGDEDYVYMLEGAAACAALVRGEGSYKAAAARADGGVTVSFIRKWARVHDLPRAIRRHVAQGEIAPTAAKHIARVRGESRFLLAWAVLDNDLTVRQVRATASAINNGESIEAALAEQGVHPGEVTLSLPMDAYRELRRKASNQGVEPGDIVAEALDTVWGDE, encoded by the coding sequence ATGAGAGAGCCGCGGCGACGCGACGAGATAGGTGCAGGCCGCGAGTCGCCCGTCGGTGAACCCGTCATCCGCGGCGACCCGTCGGTCACCGGCGAACGCGCACAGGAAGCCGCCCGCTTCGACCCCAACGACCCAGAAAGCCTCGCCGCCGCCGCCCAAACGGTGCGCGACTTCGCAAACAACACCATCGGCGACGAAGACTACGTCTACATGCTCGAAGGCGCGGCCGCCTGCGCCGCCCTCGTGCGCGGTGAAGGCTCCTACAAAGCCGCAGCCGCCCGCGCTGACGGCGGCGTCACTGTCTCCTTCATCCGCAAGTGGGCGCGCGTCCACGACCTCCCGCGGGCCATCCGCCGTCACGTCGCCCAAGGCGAAATCGCTCCGACCGCCGCCAAACACATCGCTCGCGTCCGGGGCGAATCGCGTTTCCTGCTTGCGTGGGCCGTCCTCGACAACGACCTCACCGTTCGGCAGGTGCGCGCCACTGCGAGCGCCATCAACAACGGCGAGAGCATCGAAGCCGCTCTCGCAGAACAGGGCGTCCACCCCGGCGAAGTCACCCTTTCACTGCCGATGGACGCCTACCGTGAACTCCGTCGGAAAGCCTCAAACCAAGGCGTCGAACCCGGCGACATCGTCGCTGAGGCACTCGATACTGTGTGGGGTGACGAGTAG
- a CDS encoding nitrite/sulfite reductase, with amino-acid sequence MPTKVEGWKDETYGLEIRDHLERFAEEGFEAIPEDEHDAWFERFKWWGLYHQRSGQESYFMMRVGVPMGRLTPEQLRVVGEIAQDYATGPADNPEWPGAVCDWTTRQSIQLHWIQLEDIPDIFSRLEAVGLSTIQACGDSWRNIVGSPVAGRDADEHVDVWPLVQELNEEFKGNEAYSNLPRKWKVSVTGDTRGAGQGDINDLAFEPATKEIDGEEVTGFNVRVGGGLARKEPRIARDIDVFCRPEEMTDVSAGISALFRDHGDRDNRFNARIKFLMDEWGPEKFRSVLQDDYIDYELETAGDDLRHEYDYNAGRNDAPGDYIGVHEQSDGQYFVGLYVLVGRQDAADVIELADLAEEYGSEMIGLTQRQNIIVADIAEEDLDDFLAEPLLEEYSPDPHPFMRGSIACTGTEYCSLSIVETKNRMVRYGRWLRDNVELPEGLTDFHIHLSGCTASCAQPQIADISLRGMKTRKDGDPVEAFDIGLGGGLGENPQFAEWVEMRVAADEVPGYIKNLLQVYEAQREEGQSFRDFIAAKDEDDLQGLAEPEETSYEDPFMHNTKMTWYPYAEDDAMDASPAPAND; translated from the coding sequence ATGCCAACCAAAGTCGAGGGCTGGAAAGACGAGACCTACGGTCTCGAAATTCGAGACCACCTCGAACGATTCGCCGAGGAGGGCTTCGAAGCCATCCCCGAAGACGAACACGACGCCTGGTTCGAACGCTTCAAATGGTGGGGACTGTACCACCAGCGCTCCGGTCAAGAGAGCTACTTTATGATGCGCGTCGGCGTCCCGATGGGCCGGCTCACGCCAGAACAGCTTCGCGTCGTCGGAGAGATTGCACAGGACTACGCAACCGGTCCCGCCGACAACCCCGAGTGGCCTGGCGCGGTCTGTGACTGGACGACCCGTCAGTCGATTCAACTCCACTGGATTCAACTCGAAGATATCCCGGACATCTTCTCCCGACTCGAAGCAGTCGGCCTCTCGACCATCCAAGCCTGCGGTGACTCGTGGCGCAACATCGTCGGCAGCCCGGTCGCAGGCCGCGACGCAGACGAGCACGTAGACGTCTGGCCCCTCGTTCAAGAACTCAACGAGGAGTTCAAAGGCAACGAAGCCTACTCGAACCTCCCGCGCAAGTGGAAGGTGTCCGTGACCGGCGACACACGGGGAGCCGGACAGGGCGACATCAACGACCTTGCCTTCGAACCCGCGACCAAAGAAATCGACGGCGAGGAAGTCACCGGCTTCAACGTCCGCGTCGGCGGCGGCCTCGCACGCAAAGAGCCGCGCATCGCCCGCGACATCGACGTGTTCTGTCGCCCCGAGGAGATGACCGACGTGTCGGCCGGTATCTCCGCGCTGTTTCGCGACCACGGCGACCGCGACAACCGCTTCAACGCCCGCATCAAGTTCCTCATGGACGAGTGGGGGCCAGAGAAGTTCCGCAGCGTGCTCCAAGACGACTACATCGACTACGAACTCGAAACCGCGGGCGACGACCTGCGCCACGAGTACGACTACAACGCCGGGCGAAACGACGCGCCGGGCGACTACATCGGCGTCCACGAACAGAGCGACGGCCAGTACTTCGTCGGTCTCTACGTCCTCGTTGGCCGCCAAGATGCAGCAGACGTCATCGAACTCGCAGACCTCGCTGAGGAGTACGGCTCTGAGATGATTGGCCTCACCCAGCGCCAGAACATCATCGTTGCAGACATCGCAGAAGAAGACCTCGACGACTTCCTCGCAGAGCCACTCTTAGAGGAGTACTCGCCAGACCCACACCCGTTCATGCGCGGGTCGATTGCGTGTACGGGAACCGAGTACTGCTCGCTCTCCATCGTGGAGACGAAAAACCGGATGGTGCGCTACGGCCGCTGGCTGCGCGACAACGTCGAGTTGCCAGAAGGGCTCACCGACTTCCACATCCACCTCTCTGGCTGTACCGCCTCGTGCGCCCAGCCACAGATTGCGGACATCAGCCTTCGGGGCATGAAGACGCGCAAGGACGGCGACCCCGTCGAAGCGTTCGACATCGGCCTCGGCGGCGGTCTCGGTGAGAACCCGCAGTTCGCAGAATGGGTCGAGATGCGCGTCGCCGCAGACGAGGTGCCGGGCTACATCAAGAACCTCCTGCAGGTGTACGAAGCCCAGCGCGAGGAGGGCCAGAGCTTCCGTGACTTCATCGCCGCGAAGGACGAAGACGACCTCCAAGGCCTCGCTGAACCGGAGGAAACCTCGTACGAAGACCCGTTCATGCACAACACGAAGATGACGTGGTACCCGTACGCAGAAGACGACGCAATGGACGCCTCGCCAGCGCCAGCAAACGACTGA
- a CDS encoding DUF6360 family protein, which yields MADRLMTVNAYTTLDLVDGEAKGHGFTEEAFATLNVTSPRKNPDHVSLQLELDPTELDTLAPHADSVRLSPEQARKLAADLEKHAENVEQA from the coding sequence ATGGCAGACCGACTCATGACGGTCAACGCGTACACCACGCTTGACCTCGTAGACGGCGAGGCGAAAGGCCACGGCTTCACCGAGGAAGCATTTGCGACACTCAACGTCACTTCGCCGAGAAAAAATCCAGACCACGTCTCACTCCAACTCGAACTCGACCCGACGGAACTCGACACCCTCGCGCCGCACGCCGATTCGGTGCGACTGTCGCCAGAGCAGGCTCGCAAACTCGCCGCAGACCTCGAAAAACACGCGGAGAACGTCGAACAGGCCTAG